The following DNA comes from Verrucomicrobiota bacterium.
CCTTGCGGAAAAAAGCCAGCCTGCTCGATTCGTTCAACGAGGACATTGCCCGTCTGCAACGAAAACTGGGACCGGGTGATCGCGTCCGCGTCAGCCAATACCTCGATTCCGTCCGCGAAGTGGAGCGCCGCATTCAGAAGGCGGAGGCGGATGCCAAGGATAATGCTCTCCCGGATCTCGACCGCCCCGTCGGCGTGCCGGCGGCTTACGCCGATCATGCGCGGTTGATGTTCGACTTGCAGCTCCTGGCCTTTCAAGGCGACGTGACGCGCGTTATCACGTTCCAACTCGCCCGCGAAACCAGCAACCGCACTTACCCCGAAATCGGCGTGCCTGATCCGCACCACCCGCTCTCGCACCACGGCAACGACCCGGAAAAGATCGCGCGCATGGCCAAGATCAATCAGTTCCACGTTTCGCTGTTCGCCGAGTTCCTTGAGAAGTTGAAGGCGACGCCGGAAGGCAATGGCACGTTGCTCGACCATTCGCTCCTTCTCTACGGCAGCGGCATCGGCAACCCGAATGTTCACGACCACACGAATCTGCCCATCATTGTCGCCGGCGGCGCCGCGGGAGGAATGAAAGGCGGGCGGCACATCAAATTCGACAAGCCCACCCCGCTGGCCAATCTGCACCTGGCGTTGCTCGACAAGGTCGGCGTGCATCTCGACAAGTTCGGCGACAGCACAGGCAAGATGGACGAGGTGTTCGAGCCGCTTCCGGTGTGAAGGACGTTCATGGGCTGCAAACCGACCCACCCGTTACCCCTCCCAGGAGGGGAACTTGTTTCCGACGCGACGAACGGGGATCACCTCCTGAGAGGGGCAAGGGGTGGGTTCACGGCCACAATGCATAATCGAAGAATCATGGAAGCGCCTCAAGAACCTGACGGTAGGGCGAGCCTGTCCCCAGCGAGCCGATCCAGACGTGTTCCACGCACGTCGAGCGGCTCGCCGGGACGGACTCGCGCTACCGGACTCATGGGGCGAGAGCATGGTAATCTGACCAGGGTAGCTTCCCATGAATTCAGCAGGGCTGCGCTGCCGCGCAGCCGTATGTCTGGTCCTGCGCTTGTTCTGTTGCTTTCGCTCGTCAGCTTAACAGCGGCCTCCATAGAGTCACCCGTGGCAGACGCCGCGGAGAAGGCGGACCGCGCAACCATTCGGGCATTGCTGGAAAAGCACGCCGATGTAAACGC
Coding sequences within:
- a CDS encoding DUF1552 domain-containing protein, encoding MVPAATPLAKTAANPMRRLGFVFMPMGCDITRWTPKSEKILDELSPILSSLEPVKKHVTIITNLELKNAYPGSHATSNSAFLSAAKAKLTESTDYYLGTTVDQVAAQQIGQETQLPSLELAMDLLQLVGQCDNGYACVYQNNLSWSSPTTPLPAEAHPRIVFESLFGEGGSPAERRAALRKKASLLDSFNEDIARLQRKLGPGDRVRVSQYLDSVREVERRIQKAEADAKDNALPDLDRPVGVPAAYADHARLMFDLQLLAFQGDVTRVITFQLARETSNRTYPEIGVPDPHHPLSHHGNDPEKIARMAKINQFHVSLFAEFLEKLKATPEGNGTLLDHSLLLYGSGIGNPNVHDHTNLPIIVAGGAAGGMKGGRHIKFDKPTPLANLHLALLDKVGVHLDKFGDSTGKMDEVFEPLPV